Below is a window of Prosthecobacter algae DNA.
GTGCGATATCCGTCATGTGCATCTTATAGTGAAACGCATGTGCTGTGGTGCAAGGGGCGAGGATTTCGCTTTTCGGTTTTCTCAAACCGAGTTTACATGCAGGCATGCGACTGACTCACTTTGCCCTTTCCCTCACTTTGATCCTCCTTGCCATCACCAGCTACCTGGCCTGGGAGGGGCAACAGGAGATCAAAGGCCTGAAGCGGGAGCGGGAATTCGACAAGGAACAGCTCCGTGCCGAAAAGACGGCTAGCCCTGACCAGGGTTCCCTGGTGCCTCTGCCCTCCACCCCTGCGGCCAGCATTACTCCCCCTCCAGCTCCAGGCACCATCGCCGCTGCTCCCCCTCCTCCTGCGGAACTCATGGCAGGCACCAGCACTCTCCCCGGCGGTGGACTGACGGTGCCAAAAACGGTCATTGAGGCTGAATCGAAGGGCATCTCCACCAATACGCTGACCTCCCTGCAAAAGCAGGTGATCGCCTCGCCAGCCGTGGCCCGGGTGAAAACGGTGGTGAAGGACCAAGGTTTTGTTGTTTTGGACGCAGGGTCCAAACAGAGCCTGGCCAAAGGGCAGAAATATGAGATCCGTCGCGGCAATGCGATCCTCGCCAAGATCACCCTGACCGATGCCATCGAAGAGTCCGAAGCTGTGGCCGACCTGGACTTTGCCTCCATCCCGACCGGGGTGGAAATCGAACCCGGAGATGAAATCATCGCCCCTGTGGCACGCTAATGGCCAGAATCCGTATTGATCTTGCCCTGGTCCAGCGCGGCCTCGTGCCCTCGCGTGAACAGGCCAAGCGCCTCATCATGGCCGGGGAAGTTTTCCTTGGGGAAGAGCTGATCACCAAGCCAGGATGGCTGGTGCGGCAGGATGCGGCCTTGCGGGTCAAGGAGCCTCCTCGCTACGTCAGCCGCGGTGGCTTTAAAATGGAAGGGGCCCTGGAACATTTCGGCATAGATGTCACGGGTCTAACCGCCATGGACGTCGGGGCCTCCACCGGAGGCTTCACCGATTGCCTGCTCCAGCGTGGGGCGGTGAAGGTTTATGCCTTTGATGTGGGGACCAATCAGATGGTCTGGAAGCTGCGCAGCGATCCGCGCGTGGTCTGCCGCGAGAACTTCAATGTCCGGCATCTGGTGCCCGCCGATGTTCCTGAAAGTGTGGATTTCATTGTGGCCGATGTCTCCTTCATTTCACTCACGCTCGTGCTGCCTGGTGCGCTTTCCGTCTTGAAGCCGGGCGGTCAGGCCCTGGTGCTGGTGAAGCCCCAGTTCGAACTCAGCCGCGAAGAAGTTGGCAAAGGTGGGATTGTACGAGAGCCGGAACTGCACGTGAAGGCCTGCACACGCATTCAGACCTTTGTCGAAAGCCGTTCAGAGCTGGAATGGCGGGGACTGGTGGAGTCCTCCATTCAGGGGACCGATGGCAACCGTGAGTTTTTGGCTTGGTTTGCCAAACGGATTTTACCAGAGTGAAAAGCCGATGGTCACGGCCCGACGCACCTTCTTATGCAGGATCAGGCAGACCCCGGCGACCGCATACAGCAGGTTCAGCATTCCCAGCCAGAACGGCAGAATGTCACGTGTCAGCCAGGGGTCCTGCTCCGTGCTGAGGGAAGGGGCCACCTGGGTGAGGAAGAACACGCCGCAGACACTGAAGCCAATAAACATCAGTCCAAGAATGTGACGGCAGGCACCATTGGCAGACATCATCCCAACCAATGGAAGAATTGTCAAAATGTACCATAGCGCAGTCGCAACCGCCCAGAGGAAAAGACCATGGCCAAAAATAAGCGCCACCACAGAGATGCCGATCAGCAAATGGGCGAGCAAAATACGCCGGGTGAAGTGAACTTCATCCCGTAATATCGCTGCACGATTGCGTTGAACATCCAGCATATTGCTTACGGAAGATAGAAAGTTGAGCATTTCAGTCAACCTGCATTTTGTATTAGGATGAACAGAAGTGCAAAAAGACCGGAGATCAGCGTCTGTATGGCGGCTGCTTAACGATTTAATCTTGGTTTTTGAATTCGCAAAAAATAAGAGCACTGTGGAGAGGGATAGGAGCCGGGGAGCGGCAGACGGTGCCTAAGCCGAGCTTCCAGGGGTTCTGTCAGCGTGATTCCACGTTGTCTTTGACAAGGCTGGCCTTGTCCGATTCGATGGCGAACCAGGCGCTGCTGGCAGCAAGTTTGCGACCGCAGTCCGTTGCTAGATTTTGGGTGATGAGCATGCCTTTGCAGGGGCGGGTGCTCCAGATGGCGGCAGTGGACAGGCCGGCAAAGGTATTGCCGCTGAGTGTGCAGGATTCGGTGCCTTCCAGCAGGATGCCTGTGCCTTCATCAATGCTCATCAGTGTCTTGCCTTCCGCAGGCCGTTTGTCCTGACCGGCCCCAATGTAGGTATTGCCAAAGTTGTTGGCGGAAAGGGTGTTCCGACCGGAGTCTGCGCTGACACGAACGGAGAACTTGTGGGCAATGGTGAAGGTGTTGGCACTGATGGCGCAGCCGTGGGCATCACGCAGATCAATGCCACCTTCCAGATGATGGGCGATCACATTCGCGCTGAGGGTGATGCCGTAGCAGTCACGGTCTAGGATGACGGCAGTGCCATTGCACTCCTCGATCATGTTGCCGCTGACGACGGAGCCATAGGTGTTTTCGATCACCACGCCATGTCTCAGGTGGTCGTCCACGTTGTTGCCGTTCATGCACAGGTTAAAGGAGTCGGTGCAGTGCAGGGCATCCTGGTTTTCTTCAAAGTGGTTGGCATTTACCACGATGTCATGGCAGTTGATGATTTCGACGCCACACTTTTTGTTATACGTAAAGATGCAGGCACTGATGCGAGGATCTTCAAAACAGTCCAGCAACTGCACCCCGTGGCCGCCATGATGATCCACCGACATGCCGCTGAGGTAGATC
It encodes the following:
- a CDS encoding TlyA family RNA methyltransferase, with the translated sequence MARIRIDLALVQRGLVPSREQAKRLIMAGEVFLGEELITKPGWLVRQDAALRVKEPPRYVSRGGFKMEGALEHFGIDVTGLTAMDVGASTGGFTDCLLQRGAVKVYAFDVGTNQMVWKLRSDPRVVCRENFNVRHLVPADVPESVDFIVADVSFISLTLVLPGALSVLKPGGQALVLVKPQFELSREEVGKGGIVREPELHVKACTRIQTFVESRSELEWRGLVESSIQGTDGNREFLAWFAKRILPE
- a CDS encoding right-handed parallel beta-helix repeat-containing protein, producing the protein MRLVPLLCLLFTATFAAGAPPVTVDAAKFPSLQAAFDSVPASGGLVILPAGKFEITEPLRIHTEDTRIVGAGAATCIINKNEEGKPSLILRPPTLDQDKKAKLWRVQLADFRIQGQEKSGDGIFAESIQEIYLSGMSVDHHGGHGVQLLDCFEDPRISACIFTYNKKCGVEIINCHDIVVNANHFEENQDALHCTDSFNLCMNGNNVDDHLRHGVVIENTYGSVVSGNMIEECNGTAVILDRDCYGITLSANVIAHHLEGGIDLRDAHGCAISANTFTIAHKFSVRVSADSGRNTLSANNFGNTYIGAGQDKRPAEGKTLMSIDEGTGILLEGTESCTLSGNTFAGLSTAAIWSTRPCKGMLITQNLATDCGRKLAASSAWFAIESDKASLVKDNVESR